In the genome of bacterium, the window ACACATAAAACGTCGCCGGACTTTCAATCACGTCAAGACCAAGTTCACGCAGTGCCTTCTCTGCGTACGCGCGTCGCTCACCGTAAATCTTGCGTATTTCCACAACCTCACGCGGCGGCTCAGTCCCGCGATAGCCTGCCAGCCCGTCCGCCATCGCGCGCTGAATCATCAGCGGCGCTCCCGAATCAATCTGCGACTTCGCCTTTACCAGCGCTGCAATGTAATCCGCACGTCCGACGCAGAATCCGATTCTGAACCCCGTCGCGTTAAAGACCTTTGAGAGCGAATGCATCTCCACCGCATTCTTTGTGTATTGCAGAAACGATGGCGCGACATAGTCCCCGAAAGTCATCTCGCTGTACGCGTGATCGTGACATACCACCGTCTCCGGATGCGTGTCGGCAAAATCCTGTAAGCTCTGCCAAAAGAACTCCGTCGCAATTGCACCCGTCGGATTGTTCGGATAGTTCACGAACAGCATCCGCGCACCTTCCGCCAAGTTCAAATCAGGCAAAAACCCGTTCTCTCTTGTCAATGGCATTGTCTGCACTTTTCCGTCGCACAGCGTCGCCACACCCTGCGCATATACAGGATAAGCAGGCGACGGCGCAGCCACCATGTCACCCGGATTCACAAACGCGCGCCCGAGTGACGACAATCCCTCTTTGCCACCCAATACGACACAAATCTGCGAATCAGGATCGAGTTCGACGCCGAACCGTCCCTTAAAATATTTTGCAATCGCCTTGCGCACACCCGCATCGCCGCGTGACGATGAATAGAAATGTGCGTCACTATCCGCCGCGTGCAATTGCAAACTCTTCGTAAATGAATCCGGCGGCGGCAAATCGGGATCACCGATCCCCAAATTGATCACATCACGGCCGGCAGCCGTCTTCTCGCTAAT includes:
- a CDS encoding aminotransferase class I/II-fold pyridoxal phosphate-dependent enzyme, with the translated sequence MTATRLTRLPEYLFADLEKKISEKTAAGRDVINLGIGDPDLPPPDSFTKSLQLHAADSDAHFYSSSRGDAGVRKAIAKYFKGRFGVELDPDSQICVVLGGKEGLSSLGRAFVNPGDMVAAPSPAYPVYAQGVATLCDGKVQTMPLTRENGFLPDLNLAEGARMLFVNYPNNPTGAIATEFFWQSLQDFADTHPETVVCHDHAYSEMTFGDYVAPSFLQYTKNAVEMHSLSKVFNATGFRIGFCVGRADYIAALVKAKSQIDSGAPLMIQRAMADGLAGYRGTEPPREVVEIRKIYGERRAYAEKALRELGLDVIESPATFYVWAKVGEDELPFVQRALDHDVVVTPGRGFGQEGVGYIRLALTQSLDRIKLAMQRLG